The Flaviramulus sp. BrNp1-15 genome has a window encoding:
- a CDS encoding SDR family oxidoreductase: MDLGLKNKVVIITGGTTGIGKAITRAVADEGGIPVFIGRNQENGLLLLNELKKNNKEAYYIQVDLHNTESCKKAVLETINKYGKIDALINNAGKNDSIGLENGSPDAFNVSVSNNLNHYYNMAHFCLEELKKTEGKIVNISSKTALTGQGGTSGYAAAKGAQLALTREWAVELLKYKICVNAIIPAEVMTPLYKSWLSTFENPEEKRKEITKKIPLGNRMTTKEEIASMTIFLISNKANHITGQHMFVDGGYTHLDRSIT; encoded by the coding sequence ATGGATTTAGGTTTAAAAAATAAAGTGGTTATTATAACTGGTGGAACTACTGGTATTGGTAAGGCTATTACACGAGCTGTTGCAGATGAAGGAGGAATTCCTGTTTTTATAGGTAGAAATCAAGAAAATGGACTATTACTATTAAATGAGTTAAAAAAGAATAACAAAGAGGCATATTACATTCAAGTAGATTTACATAATACAGAGAGTTGTAAAAAAGCAGTTCTCGAAACTATTAATAAATATGGTAAAATAGATGCTTTAATTAATAATGCTGGCAAAAATGATTCAATTGGCTTAGAAAATGGTTCACCCGATGCGTTTAATGTTTCGGTTTCTAATAACTTAAATCATTATTATAATATGGCTCACTTCTGCTTAGAAGAATTAAAAAAAACAGAAGGGAAAATTGTAAATATAAGTTCTAAAACAGCACTAACAGGTCAAGGAGGAACTTCTGGTTATGCAGCTGCAAAAGGTGCGCAATTAGCATTAACAAGAGAATGGGCAGTAGAATTATTAAAATATAAAATTTGTGTAAATGCCATAATACCTGCAGAGGTGATGACGCCTTTATATAAAAGTTGGTTAAGCACATTTGAAAATCCAGAAGAAAAAAGAAAAGAGATTACAAAAAAAATACCTTTAGGAAACCGTATGACTACAAAAGAAGAAATTGCAAGTATGACAATATTTTTAATTTCAAATAAAGCTAATCATATTACAGGACAGCATATGTTTGTTGATGGCGGTTATACACATTTAGATCGTTCTATAACGTAA
- the fucP gene encoding L-fucose:H+ symporter permease — translation MKESTAVVSKKVLIPFILITSLFALWGFANAVTDPMVSAFKKVLELNNLQASLVQLAFYGGYFTMALPAAFFMKKYTYKVGVLIGLALYALGALLFFPAAAYENYVFFLLALYILTFGLAFLETSANPYILAMGDSKTATRRLNLAQAFNPVGLVGGLFVAQFFVLGKLQSDDIENYNTLTETVKQNIRTEDLMVIRNPYVALGLFVLIMLMIITFVKMPEKKDLNKKVNMLSAISRIFKKRNFVEGVVAQMFYVGAQIMCWTYIYQYAENLGIENSKTINYSYIAFGLFLLGRFFFTYLLKFINSSKLLAYLSVFAIILCACTIFIEGILGLYTLVATSFCMSLMFPTIYGIALDGLGDDAKFASAFLVMAIVGGAIMPMLQGAILDIDGIGYNDTLIFGVPEVNFSFVLPLLCFVIIALYGLRSFKRNNFLSN, via the coding sequence ATGAAAGAAAGTACAGCAGTTGTATCAAAAAAAGTTTTAATTCCTTTTATATTAATCACATCATTATTTGCCCTTTGGGGTTTTGCAAATGCCGTTACAGATCCTATGGTATCTGCATTTAAAAAAGTGTTGGAATTAAATAACTTACAAGCTTCGTTGGTACAATTAGCCTTTTACGGTGGTTATTTTACAATGGCATTACCTGCTGCTTTCTTTATGAAAAAGTATACCTATAAAGTTGGTGTTTTAATAGGTTTGGCATTATATGCATTGGGAGCATTATTGTTTTTCCCAGCTGCAGCATATGAGAATTACGTATTTTTTCTTTTAGCCTTGTATATATTAACTTTTGGTCTTGCTTTTTTAGAGACATCAGCTAATCCTTATATATTGGCCATGGGAGATTCTAAAACGGCCACACGCAGATTAAATTTAGCACAGGCTTTTAATCCAGTTGGTTTAGTAGGAGGATTGTTTGTTGCTCAATTTTTTGTTTTAGGTAAATTACAATCTGATGATATAGAAAATTATAATACACTCACTGAAACTGTAAAACAAAATATACGTACAGAAGATTTAATGGTTATTAGAAACCCTTATGTGGCTTTAGGGCTTTTTGTTTTGATAATGCTGATGATTATAACTTTTGTTAAAATGCCAGAAAAGAAGGATTTAAATAAAAAGGTAAATATGTTATCTGCCATTTCTAGAATTTTTAAAAAACGAAATTTTGTTGAAGGTGTTGTTGCACAAATGTTTTATGTTGGAGCTCAAATTATGTGTTGGACATATATTTATCAATACGCCGAAAATTTAGGTATAGAAAATTCTAAAACTATTAATTACTCATATATTGCTTTTGGACTATTTTTATTAGGTCGTTTCTTTTTTACTTACTTATTAAAATTTATAAATTCAAGTAAGCTTTTAGCTTATCTTTCTGTTTTTGCAATTATCCTTTGTGCATGTACAATTTTTATTGAGGGCATTTTAGGTTTATACACACTAGTTGCAACTTCTTTTTGCATGTCTTTAATGTTCCCTACTATTTATGGAATTGCTCTAGATGGCTTGGGTGATGATGCCAAATTTGCGTCAGCATTTTTAGTTATGGCTATTGTAGGTGGTGCGATTATGCCAATGTTGCAAGGAGCTATTTTAGATATAGATGGTATAGGTTATAACGATACTTTAATTTTTGGTGTACCAGAAGTTAATTTTTCTTTTGTTTTACCTTTACTATGTTTTGTAATTATTGCACTTTATGGTTTACGTTCGTTTAAACGTAATAACTTCTTATCAAATTAA